Below is a genomic region from Zea mays cultivar B73 chromosome 9, Zm-B73-REFERENCE-NAM-5.0, whole genome shotgun sequence.
GATGTGACCTTAATGCTTTTATATGTGATTGGTAAGGGTTTACAGGATCTTATGACCACATTACGTGCTTTCGAGGATGTCAACCACTGATTCCAGACCAAGTTCTCCCAGGTGCctgatcttgtttttcttctccCCTTGGACTGATCTAACATATGGTTTCCAAATCTGTCGGCACTCTTCCTGCGATGGACCCTTCCTCTCTTGATAGATCGATCCGTTTGAGTAGTCTATGTACAAATGGCATCATGCGAGGTACTCGAGGGAACCAGCTTTGTTCGTTTTTATGCTCGTGCATTTTATATATGATTACATTTTTCTTGAGCGCGAGTGGTCTCATATTGATGAAACGTTGTTTGATTCTAGCTATATTTGTACAAATTAGGATAGGTATGTTGCATTTTCACTTTGTGGTCATTATTAGTACTTTAGTTTTTAGTATTGATCGATAATGAACACAATAACTGGACATTGCTAGAACCATTACAGTTTATCCCGTATTTAATCAACTTTGAAACTATGCTCAAGCTTTCCCCTACTTAGGATTTGGAAAACTCTTCAATTATGAGAAGGTCTGGTTCAGTCTCTAATGACATAATATTGAGGCACTACATTTGAATAATCGATAGATATCAGAGAAATACTTGTTCTATCAATAGAGAAGGACAACTTTTTTTGAGACCAGAGAGGGCCAATTTTGGCTTCATATGTGAACAAAGTGTtgtgttttctgctcaaaaggttTGTTTTACCTTTGTAAGTTGTAAATTTATATTATTCAAACTGCAGTTACATATACCTTGGTAGGCTGCATGCTTCCTTTGAGGTAagattgctatggagttgatcgaGTGATCTTTCCTGTCATATTAGATGGTTTTCTTCTTGTTCCTTTGCAACATTATCTTGAAAGTTTCTAGGAGGCAGCTGAGGCATGCACTATTCCTTAAATTTGTTGTATTGTGTCTTCCACATGTGTTAGTTTTATATCCTAGATCAATGGGTCAATGGATCGTGACAAGGCTGTAGCTTTTCCCATAATCGATCAGACTATATCCTAGGATTAAGGATGTGCAACAGAACCCTTTTGTTGTCGACGATATCAATGAGCTTCAAAATTTTTTCACATCCATAACTATATACCAAGCCTTTTTGCCACATTTGCAAGCCACACCATCGCTATGAACAGAAAAACTATTATGTTAGATGTAGATCCATCTTCTATCCGCATATCATAACCATAATGGGTCCTTCAGAATTTAGATGTGACCTTAATGCTTTGATATTTGATTGGTAAGGGTCTACAGGATCTTATGACCATATTACGTCACAACGCAATCGGATACTTACCCTGATACTTTGTATTTCTGTTTGGAGGTAGCATTGATATTGTCAACTGTAGTTGTGTCATCTGTGCCCCCTTATTCTTAAGACTCACTATATTTGGAGAGGTATCCAGGAGATCATGGATGAAGAAATGGATGAAGATGTCATAGTCAAGGCTGTGGACTGCTCGAACCAATCAGAGGTGATAAATCAGTGCTAGTTATTGCTTTATATTTCTGAACAAGACATTTCTGTCTGTTAGAAATTGTTGCGACATTTGCTTAGGGATTcccatgtgccatgttactagttACACTGCTATTGCTGGTCTCATTTAGTTTAACATACCACTGTTAGATCTTAGAGGTATATATTGCTAAAAAGAATGCATGATCATTGATTCATTGTGATACCACCTGTGCTAACTTATTTTGAGTTTTTGGCCATCCAGTACTTGTACTACAAGTGGAATTTTGGAGAAGTGAATAATTTGTGGAAGTAAAGAATTACAAGCTTCTATATGTGGAAAATGTTTGTTGTACCTCTTATCTTCAAAATTATATATCCTATCTTGTTTTATATGCTCAGGTAGATATCGAGCTCAAACAGTTTATCAAAGGCTACTCAGATGCCTTACAACCTGAATTAGGGATGAAACTGCTAATTGCACATGGAAGTCACCAAGAACTTGGTAAAGGTGATTCAATGACAAATCTAATGATTAACATGTGCGATGTGGTAAGTTTGGTCTTACTCAGTTTTCACTTCAAAGTTCTGGTTAGATTTGAGCGCTTGTTTTTCATGAAGGTCGGCTGAGTAACTTGAGTATTTTTAATGACAAAAATTACAAACACCAGATGGCTAATGCTATTTGTTTCCTCTTGTAGGTTCACATGTTAATGCATGCAACTGAAGTGCATTACCAATGTCCCAAGAGCGTAAGGGTACAGTCTGATGTATCTGAAAGGATTGCTAATGGAACTAGTGTTCATGTAAATACTCCTGTTCAAAATTTGAATCTGGATATTGAAGAGCAATCACACAAACACTCGATTTCACACATCCAGGAGCCAAACACTAATAATTCAGAAGGATCCCTGGCTGGTGCTGCTGTCTGGGATGTATTCCGCAGGCAGGATCTTCCAAAGCTTAATGAATATCTAGCTGTTCATCGGGAAGAATGTGCAGCTAGATGTCAAGCAGTGTCTTCTGTAATGACTCATTTCTTCCCTATGTCAAATTAGTCTTAAATAAATTCTCAAAGGTGTTTCATGTTACTATACTTTTGATGCAGGTTAAATATCCTATTTATGATCAAACAGTGTACCTTAACGATTATCATAAGAAGATGTTGAAGGATCAATATGGTAAGTACTAAGTACCAGAGAGAGGATTACTATTTTTATTTCCAAATGTTTTACTGCTATTTGCTCCATTGCATCTAGGCTCTAGGCTCCATTGCAAATTGGCTTGCTTGTCAACTTAACATTAGTTCTGTTTGTGGAGTTTGGGTATTGAAGCTTGTATGTCTTGTTGGGTTCATTTTCTTAGAGGGACTGAAGACAATCGAGCAGATTACAATGGACTCAGCTTCGGTCGAGACCAATATGGTTAGCCTGCTGTACCATTTAATTGATCCTCGTACTTTTCCACTATTAACTGTAATTAGGGTCTTATATGCACATATCAACTCTTTGTAAGTTATTCTTTGAGGTCATGGATCCAAGTATATCACCTGATAAACTGTGTCAAGTCTTGGAACAGCACAACGTGCTTGCAATGCCAGCCAATTTAACACATCATCTCTCATTGTTCTAGTTGAGCATGATGATCTTGGTAGTTGTGTGAGGTTGCTGTTTTTCATTAGTAGATCTGTGTACCTTATCCTTGCTATACTGTCCATATATGCTGTGTGCATGAAAGTCTTGCATTGAAAATGTCATGTGCTACAATCGTTAGGACTATTAATAGATGTTGCTCACTGCTTGCATTGAAAATGTCATGTGCTACATTGAAAATGTCATGTGAAATGCTCACTGTTTTTCTATTGGTTTGTGTGCAGTTGAAGCTCTGCAAGGTGAGGTCTGTTCAGTTTGGCCAAAAAGGCATCCCCTACCTGAACACCTACGACGGCCGCACCATCCGCTACCCCGACCCGCTCATCAAGGCTAACAACACCATCAAGATCGATCTGGAGACTAACAAGATCATGGACTTCATCAAGTTTGACGTTGGCAACGTGGTCATGGTGACTGGCGGGAGGAACACCGGGCGTGTAGGAGTCATCAAGAACAGGGAGAAGCACAAGGGCAGCTTTGAGACCATCCACGTGCTGCTTGGAGCTTTTTGCTATGTCTAGTTTTCTCCTATTTGTTGTACAGGAAAACATAGAATGGAATTCAAATTTGGTGGTCGCAAAAGTGTGGAGACTTTAATTCATATAAAGTtaggcttaacattagtgcaaacagttgtattttagtttatatttagagtacacttatgtatacgttgtttgacaatgcttatttatgatatattgaatggtacttatttatattatattaattataatgttgttcaatatatgtgtatgtatatttctctttcaaattattataacaTGATATCtgaaaaaatgattataaattgaagaatgtactgccgtgtaagtcatttcgtttacatcttaataagacggtcacaaaaatgtctaatatcagtctcctaaataagacggtttctaaaacgtccattattagtcacctaaataagatggtttttctattgtaatcgtctattattgtaggatatttgagacggtttgataaatactttatgaCTTTTAATGTTTGTATTCTCTACGGTTCTTTAGAAACAGTGTCTTTAAAAAAACCTAATTCAAGACGGTTTATCGGAcgaaatgacttaaacaaatacctttttcagacggtttatcggacaaaatgacttaaacaaatacctttttcagacggttataaattaaaaactgtcttatataatatcttttaagacggtttataaccatcttaaatgtgggaTATCTTTTGCGACTCCGtcaaatttggacacttcataagcgtcttaataactgaaaattaaccgtctcatataacaTGATTTGTAGTAGTGAAGTTTACTCCGCTAGCACTTCTCTCTCGAACTTGGTtttcactaatccaatattagtccaagtttgttttgtatgggtccgtacaacccaggctagatgggatacatggcttgtgggaatagttataccacctctgcagagtgtaaaaccgatatatcagtcgtgctcatagttaagagcaacctggaccctcacatgataattacaCTCAAAGATGGAGAATAAATCGTGATCCGATGATTTATAACTGGTTTTCTTAagtgtttcacttaagtgtttttgagatATAATCATGTACTTTTGTTTATTTGGgaattttgggatacacttacaattagtaagttaggagttggtaataaaatattgaccaactaaaatgcttactgcttaaccatagcctaccttgttaaccttgcataactcctcccacttgctgagcccccaccataagtgagctcaccccttgctaatattttgatcagaaggTGATGAGGAGGACTTTAACGAAGATGTTGACAAGTACTGAGTCTAGCGACACTCCGTTCATCTTCCTATGGGAGATTTCCCATGATATTTTTGTTGTACTTTGATGATGATACTATATAAGACTTATgcctggatgatgtaataaagttattatactctctttacacctttattgcattgtgttttgatatattacacttgtgacgtcaacatatgtgtataaaatagatcctggcacacatatgttatgcattcggttttgtccccaaaaccgagtgtgacaaacTCGTCCGGAAAGACATCTgtgtactcacagaccactgagaTTTTTTCAAGGGTAGCTCTATCATGGAAAAAGCGCATGATCGAGTGTTTCCTTGGCTAGGTAAGAATTACGTAAGCTTTCCAAAGGTTGGGGAATGGATTTCTAGAGCCCTAGCAGCTATGTCTAGCAGGACCTGGTGTTGGGTCATCCAATTAGTTCCCAAGATGATGTCTACGCTTTCCAAACCCAAAttaggagtgtggttttgaaggTTTTACTTCCCAACTAGATAGGCACATTACGATTTAGTTGATGGGTTGCAATCTTGCCCCCTGGCGTTGCTATCATAAATGCCCCTTGGgtgtgatagaaaggcagttggcACTTGACACTGAATTTTGCACTAatgaaactatgtgatgcactggAGTCAAATATAATTATTGCTGGTTGATTTAAAACTGAGAAAGTActggtcatgacgggtgctccctcgggCAATTCGTCGAGGGTGGTGAAGTTGAACATCCCTTGCTTGACTTGCACTTTCTGTTTCTTCCCCTTTCCTGGAGCGACAGTTGGCACAGGTCTTGGTTGTTTGAGCGGACAATCCTTGGCATAATGGCCTATGTTGCCGCACGTGTAGCATTGGTTTTCGGTTCCCTGCCGGAACTGTTGCGACTGCTGCTGGGGTGGATTATTCCTTGGAGCAGGTGCTGGAAGATGGTTGGGTAGTTGATGCTGTtcgggtggcctgatcacccgttTGCCTGACTGCTGCTGAAACCCTTTGCTTTGGTTGCTGGAAACAATCTGGAACCTCTAGGGTTGCGACGAAGATCCTGTCATTGGTgccttccttttcttctccgtctGGTGAACTAGAATACTGTCTTcctaggagatggccaggttgaccaattcATTGTAGCTATTGGTCCAGACTGTGTTGAGACGCTCCTAGAGTTTTGTGCTCACCCCTTTCCAGAatttgtccctcttcttctcatctgagtctgcgtgatacccagcatactggcacaggtcgttcaaggcctgagcatactgtagcaCCATGCGGGTCCCTTGGGTTAGTGCTAGGAACTCATTtagcttgcggtccatgatgcccgtggggatgtggtgtcctctgaaggaagCCTTGAATTCGTCCTAGGTCACCACATGGTCAGCGTGAAGCATGGtgaggaagtgatcccaccatgtcctTGCAGGTCCCCGGAGCTGTTGGGCGGCGAAGTGAGCCTTGGCATCATCAGGGCAAGCTCCCGTGAGAAGGGGAAACTTAGACTCCACAACCCTGAGCCACACATCGGCGTCTAGCAGGTCCTTAGCCTTTGTGAACAACGTCAGTtgagtgctcagaaactcctggtatgtggcTGCTGCTTGCGGGCACTTTTGTTGCCCGCCACCGAAATGCTGGGGCTAGAGCTGGCGCTGCACCAACTATCACAAAatttcattctgctgagccattaattCCTGCATTGTCGAAGCCTGGGgtggtggcgggggaacttgctcatTTTGCCCGCGGCGTGCTCTTGCTGCCATCTAAAAAATAGGAGTTTGCCACTGTTATACTCAAGCCCTTGTTTTACATGGTGTCTTAACATTTGTGAGGAAAACGGAACATAAGTTTTTGTTTCAAGCTTGAGACTTAAAATCGCACCAAACCATCTTGATCCAAATTGAAGATTAACATTCATCTTTTCATTAAGCATAAATGTTTTCTGGGTTACAACATATCAGAAGACTCAATCTTGTAGCCTGGTACATCACTTCGTGCCAAAatctaactgaaagggaaatgtgcctttgggccatttctaagtattttggtgattgagtgcaaacacaagtgcttaaatgtgaaaatatgcccatggatgaacaaagtgcaaatcacaagttaaggtatgtttctaagccttagtacattggttttgtgtactaatattcttgtctaagtgttagaaacaggaagaagaagagaagtggagagtggctgtgtacagccaaaggctgtttcgggctggggcaccggactgtccggtgtgcaccggacagtgtccggtgcgccagaccagcgcggagcaaaccagccgctctcgggtttttcaccggctacttcggctaaaattcatcggactgtccggtgtgcaccggactgtccggtgagctaacggtcggccgggccaacggtcggccgcgcgatcggcgcgcgacacgtggccgagccaacggtcggaaggaagcaccggactgtccggtgtgcaccggactgtccggtgcgccagatctgcaacggtcggcaacggtcggcttcgctttttatggaaacaaatcgggcaccggacagtgtccggtgtgcaccggactgtccggtgcgccacgagacagaaggcaaagatggccttccagatttgttcccaacggctcctagctgccttggggctataaaagggaccccttggcgcatggaggagtacaccaagcattcctacaactcttctaagcaccaagacatcaatctcacgcattcgtttcattgtgatagcatatagagctcttgtggagttgtgaactccttgtgttgcgttgcgagctcttgttgcgacttgtgtgcgtgttgttgctctgattttcgagtcttgtgtgcgttgctcattcccaccttactccgtatttctttgtgaactcaattgtaagggcgagagactccaagttgtggagattcctcgcaaacgggaaaagatcaaaggaaagaaaaacaccgtggtattcaagttgatcattggatcacttgagaggagttgagtgcaactctcgtccgttgggacgccacaacgtggagtaggcaagttttgtacttggccgaaccacgggataaccaccgtgtcaactctgtgattgctttcttgtggttatcttgttttgagttctctctagccacttggtcatacttgtgttaacccttaacaagtttttgtggcttaagttttgaacttttacaggatcacctattcaccccccccctctaggtgctctcaattggtatcagagccgttctcttcaagaaagggactaaccgcccgaagagatggatcctaaggggaagggaattgtgatcaacgacaaggagaaggagtccttcgtcaacgagccaagggatgacaagtccaatgactcgggctcgggccacaagcgaagagatgggaagaagaagaagacaagacgcatcaaggagatcgtctactacgacagcgatgagtcctcttcttcccaaaaggacgacgaccacgacagacaaaggaaaccggttaattctaacttttcttttgactactctcgtattccgcaaagttcaaattcacatttgctttctattccactcggcaagcccccacactttgatggggaggactacggattttggagccacaaaatgcgtagtcacctattctctctccatcctagcatatgggagattgtagatagtggaatgcactttaatagttcggatagtcctatattcattaatgagcaaatccataagaatgcacaagctactactgttcttctagcctcattgtgcagggatgaatataataaagtgagtggcttggataacgccaagcaaatctgggataccctcaagatctctcatgagggaaatgacgctaccttgctcaccaaaatggagttggtggagggcgagcttggacggttcgcgatgataaggggcgaggagccaactcaaacatacaaccggctcaagacccttgtcaacaagataaggagctatggaagcacgcgatggacggaccacgacgtcgtccgcctaatgctaaggtcctttactgttcttgatcctcatttggtgaataatattcgtgagaatcccaggtacaccaaaatgtcgcccgaagaaattcttggaaaatttgtaagcgggcggatgatgatcaaggaggcaaggtacgtcgatgacgcgttgaacggtccaatccacgagcctcaacccattgctctcaaggcatcgaggagcaaggaggcactaccaagcaaggtggtgcaaattgaggcggccgggcttaatgatgaagaaatggctctcatcattaagcgcttcaagacggtgctaaagggtcgcaatggacagccaagcaagactaagaccaaggggaagcgatcatgcttcaaatgcggtaagcttggtcattttattgctaactgtcctgataatgaaagtgaccaggaaaagggaaacaagagggaaaagaagaagcattataagaaggcaaagggcgaggcgcatctaggcaaagagtgggactcggattgctcctcgtccgactccgacaatgagggactcgccgccaccgccttcaacaaatcaaccctcttccccaacgagcgtcacacatgccttatggcaagggagaagaaggtatgtactcgcaactctacctatgcttcttcaagtgaggaagaatctagtgatgaggatgaagtagattattcatgtttgttcaagggcttagatagatctaagatagacaaaattaatgagttaattgatgccttgaatgaaaagaatatacttttagaaaagcaagaggatttgttgtatgaagagcatgataaatttgttgaggcacaaaaatcctatgctttagaagttaaaagaaatgaaatgctttcttttgaactatctacttgtcatgaaaccatttctactttgaaaggtgtcaacaatgatttaaatgctaaattagaagtagcaaataaatccaattcttgtgtagaacatgttgaaatttgtactaggtgtaaagattttgacattaatgcttgtagtgaacacctagtttcaatttccaagcttaatgatgaactggctagtcttaatgctcaacttaagactagcaagaatgatttcgataagctaaaatttgcaagggatgcctatacaattggtagacacccctcaattaaggatggacttggcttcaagagagaagctaaggacttaacaagccataaggctcccattcccgccaaggagaaagggaaggcccctatggctagtaatgtgcaaaagaaccatgcttttatgtattatgataggagacaaactagaaatgcttataggagttataatgcttttgatgattttgactctcatgccatgtttgctcctagttcctcttatgtgtatgatagaaatgttactaggagaaatgttgttcctaagagaaatactattcatcatgtgtctagaaagaatgctattcatgctcctaggaaagtagtgaatgaaccttccacaatttattatgctttaaatgcttcctttgctatttgtagaaaggataagaaaattgttgctaggaagttaggggcaaaatgcaagggagacaaaacttgcatttgggtccctaaggatatttgcactaaccttgtaggacccaacatgagttgggtacctaagacccaagcctaaatttgccttgcaggtttatgcatccgggggttcaagctggattattgatagcggatgcacaaaccatatgacgggggagaagaagatgttcacctcctacgtcaagaataaggattcccaagattcaatcatattcggtgatgggaatcaaggcaaggtaaaagggttaggtaaaattgcaatttctaatgagcactctatctctaatgtgtttttagtagagtcactaggatataatttactatctgttagtcaattgtgcaatatgggatataactgtctgtttacaaatatagatgtgtctgtctttagaagaagtgatggttcactagcttttaagggtgtattagacggcaaactttatttagttgattttgcaaaagaagaggccggtctagatgcatgcttaatggctaagacttgcatgggctggctgtggcatcgccgcttagcacatgtggggatgaagaaccttcacaagcttctaaagggagaacacgtgataggtctaaccaatgttcaattcgaaaaagatagaccttgtgcagcttgtcaagaagggaaacaggtgggaggagcgcatcacagcaagaatgtgatgaccacttcaagacccctggagctgctgcatatggacctcttcggacccgtcgcctatctaagcatagggggaagtaagtatggtctagttattgttgatgacttttcccgcttcacttgggtgttctttttgcaggataagtctgaaacccaagggaccctcaagcgcttcctcaggagggctcaaaatgagtttgagctcaaagtgaagaagataaggagcgacaacgggtccgaattcaagaaccttcaagtggaggagttccttgaagaagaagggatcaagcacgagttctccgctccctacacaccacagcaaaatggtgtggtagagaggaagaacaggacgctcattgacatggcgaggacgatgctaggagagttcaagacccccgagtgcttttggacggaagccgtgaacactgcttgccatgccatcaacagggtctaccttcatcgcctcctcaagaagacgtcgtatgagcttctaaccggtaacaaacccaatgtatcttactttcgtgtatttgggagcaagtgctacattctagtgaagaaaggtagaaattctaagtttgctcccaaagctgtagaagggtttctgttaggttatgactcaaatacaaaggcgtatagagtcttcaacaaatcatcgggtttggttgaagtctctagcgacgttgtatttgatgagactaatggctcttcaagagagcaagttgttgattgtgatgatgtagatgaagaagatgttccgacagccgctatacgaaccatggcgattggagaagtgcggccacaggaacaagatgagcaagatcaaccctcttcctcaactatggtgcattccccgactcaagacgatgaacaggttcatcataaggaggcgtgtgatcaagggggagcacaagatgataacgtaatggaggaagaagcgcaaccggcacctccaacccaagttcgagcgatgattcaaagggatcatcccgtcga
It encodes:
- the LOC103638377 gene encoding lysine-specific demethylase JMJ25 isoform X2, with product MDEEMDEDVIVKAVDCSNQSEVDIELKQFIKGYSDALQPELGMKLLIAHGSHQELGKGDSMTNLMINMCDVVHMLMHATEVHYQCPKSVRVQSDVSERIANGTSVHEPNTNNSEGSLAGAAVWDVFRRQDLPKLNEYLAVHREECAARCQAVSSVKYPIYDQTVYLNDYHKKMLKDQYEGLKTIEQITMDSASVETNMLKLCKVRSVQFGQKGIPYLNTYDGRTIRYPDPLIKANNTIKIDLETNKIMDFIKFDVGNVVMVTGGRNTGRVGVIKNREKHKGSFETIHVLLGAFCYV
- the LOC103638377 gene encoding lysine-specific demethylase JMJ25 isoform X1, translated to MDEEMDEDVIVKAVDCSNQSEVDIELKQFIKGYSDALQPELGMKLLIAHGSHQELGKGDSMTNLMINMCDVVHMLMHATEVHYQCPKSVRVQSDVSERIANGTSVHVNTPVQNLNLDIEEQSHKHSISHIQEPNTNNSEGSLAGAAVWDVFRRQDLPKLNEYLAVHREECAARCQAVSSVKYPIYDQTVYLNDYHKKMLKDQYEGLKTIEQITMDSASVETNMLKLCKVRSVQFGQKGIPYLNTYDGRTIRYPDPLIKANNTIKIDLETNKIMDFIKFDVGNVVMVTGGRNTGRVGVIKNREKHKGSFETIHVLLGAFCYV
- the LOC103638377 gene encoding lysine-specific demethylase JMJ25 isoform X4; translated protein: MKLLIAHGSHQELGKGDSMTNLMINMCDVVHMLMHATEVHYQCPKSVRVQSDVSERIANGTSVHEPNTNNSEGSLAGAAVWDVFRRQDLPKLNEYLAVHREECAARCQAVSSVKYPIYDQTVYLNDYHKKMLKDQYEGLKTIEQITMDSASVETNMLKLCKVRSVQFGQKGIPYLNTYDGRTIRYPDPLIKANNTIKIDLETNKIMDFIKFDVGNVVMVTGGRNTGRVGVIKNREKHKGSFETIHVLLGAFCYV
- the LOC103638377 gene encoding lysine-specific demethylase JMJ25 isoform X3, which encodes MKLLIAHGSHQELGKGDSMTNLMINMCDVVHMLMHATEVHYQCPKSVRVQSDVSERIANGTSVHVNTPVQNLNLDIEEQSHKHSISHIQEPNTNNSEGSLAGAAVWDVFRRQDLPKLNEYLAVHREECAARCQAVSSVKYPIYDQTVYLNDYHKKMLKDQYEGLKTIEQITMDSASVETNMLKLCKVRSVQFGQKGIPYLNTYDGRTIRYPDPLIKANNTIKIDLETNKIMDFIKFDVGNVVMVTGGRNTGRVGVIKNREKHKGSFETIHVLLGAFCYV